A genomic stretch from Cloacibacterium caeni includes:
- a CDS encoding peroxiredoxin — protein sequence MEQQVQETFNMPRIGEKAPQFKAVTTQGEINFPSDYQGKWSILFSHPADFTPVCTSEFMTFAHLQEKFRKANCELVGLSVDGLYSHIAWLRTIKEKIEFNGMKDIEVTFPLIEDITMEVAKKYGMIQPGESNTKAVRAVFFVDPKGIIRAIIYYPLSIGRNFDELYRALIAMQTTDEFGVATPADWRPGDDVIVPTAGSCGVAKERMEDKENLDCKDWFFCTKKLDEKEIYSKLIKD from the coding sequence ATGGAACAGCAAGTACAAGAAACATTCAACATGCCAAGAATTGGAGAAAAAGCTCCGCAGTTCAAAGCAGTTACAACTCAAGGTGAAATTAATTTCCCTTCTGATTATCAAGGAAAATGGAGTATTCTATTTAGTCACCCTGCTGATTTTACACCGGTGTGTACTTCAGAATTTATGACTTTTGCACATCTTCAGGAGAAATTTAGAAAAGCTAATTGTGAATTGGTTGGCTTATCTGTAGATGGTCTTTACAGTCATATAGCTTGGTTAAGAACCATTAAAGAAAAAATAGAGTTTAATGGAATGAAAGACATTGAAGTTACTTTTCCATTGATTGAAGACATTACAATGGAAGTAGCTAAGAAATATGGTATGATTCAACCAGGGGAAAGCAATACCAAAGCAGTAAGAGCAGTGTTTTTTGTTGACCCAAAAGGCATTATTAGAGCAATTATCTATTATCCATTAAGTATCGGTAGAAATTTTGATGAATTGTATCGTGCCCTTATTGCGATGCAGACTACAGATGAATTTGGAGTAGCCACTCCTGCAGATTGGAGACCTGGAGATGACGTGATTGTTCCTACTGCCGGATCTTGTGGTGTTGCAAAAGAAAGGATGGAAGATAAAGAAAATTTAGATTGCAAAGATTGGTTCTTCTGCACAAAAAAATTAGACGAAAAAGAAATCTATAGTAAGCTCATTAAAGACTAA